The window AGCTCCGCAACCTTTCCAAGCCCTTCGTTCATTCTGATTTGATAACTTCCTGCAAGTTCAGGGTCGGAAACGTGCGGAAGGTTCATGTACACGTTGTAGGACGCGGATTTTGCCGCCGCTTCAGCCAAAAGAGAGGCTGCCCCTGCGTCGCTTACCGCCCCGGGGTTTCCGCTGCGCGCTGCCAAGAGCGCAAGCTCCGCTGTTTTCACACAGGCGTCTATCATTTTGAGCGGCACTTCCGTTGAAAGCCTTACAGCGTCCTGCATTGCGGCTTTTCTCGCCCGTTTTTCAAGCTCCGTTTCCTTTTTCATGCGCAATGCGGACATATAGAACGAGAACGCGTCAATATCTTCCTGCATGAGTTTCAGGAAATTTCCGCGCAGCTCTTTTGTTTCCGAGATAAGCTGCTGCATAAGGCTTTCCTGTTCTGCAAATTTTTCTTTGCCTGCGGTCAGGTTCGCAACCATGGAGACAAGAGCGGCTGCAAGGGCACCGCAAACGGCAGAGGCGCTTCCGCCGCCGGGCGCCGGTGAAT of the Candidatus Equadaptatus faecalis genome contains:
- a CDS encoding cyclodeaminase/cyclohydrolase family protein — its product is MHFENAEIKAFLEDLASNSPAPGGGSASAVCGALAAALVSMVANLTAGKEKFAEQESLMQQLISETKELRGNFLKLMQEDIDAFSFYMSALRMKKETELEKRARKAAMQDAVRLSTEVPLKMIDACVKTAELALLAARSGNPGAVSDAGAASLLAEAAAKSASYNVYMNLPHVSDPELAGSYQIRMNEGLGKVAELASEVSDILRKIFDATVNGA